In Vespa velutina chromosome 14, iVesVel2.1, whole genome shotgun sequence, one DNA window encodes the following:
- the LOC124954050 gene encoding triokinase/FMN cyclase-like isoform X4 has product MLTAAIAGSIFASPPSKHITHAINCVAQNNTAGILVIVPNYTGDCLNFGIALEKAKQAGINIAEIIVGEDCSIPKKEQSSIGKRGLTGMLLVIKIAGALAERGKTLSEVLKYAEYTVENMATYAVGLSACSIPGQGYMFELASDEIEAGMGIHGEAGYERMKIKSASEIVTLMLQRICEELKLISGDNVAVVVNNFGALSQLEQGIVTYEIIKQLNNKRIQPLRVYSGILVTSLNSAGIHITLLKLPKCHENVFLSCLDDTTNAPGWPGCFYSIPLAITQPPFKEVEKKKLDKIGIQVDNQYGHLIKLCLQNACKSIIEKEIYLNELDRGCGDGDCGTTLKRFTMSIQEHLNKLSFTYPSLLLAQIADIAEESMGGSSGALYCLFFTTGAKELLSLKENEDITSAWSRTFCSALDSIIKYGKAKPGDRTMLDALDPACRTFKQLVTASLGDIIQNVTIATWQGCEATKGIKARAGRASYVKQEHYMQQIDAGAYAAATWITAVAETIKNFCK; this is encoded by the exons ATGCTGACAGCTGCCATAGCTGGTTCTATATTTGCATCACCACCTTCTAAACATATAACACATGCTATTAATTGTGTTGCACAGAATAATACAG CGGGTATATTAGTAATAGTTCCAAATTATACTGGAGATTGTCTTAACTTTGGAATAGCGCttgaaaaagcaaaacaagCGGGTATTAAT ATTGCAGAGATAATAGTTGGCGAAGATTGTAGTATTCCTAAGAAAGAACAAAGTTCTATTGGTAAACGAGGCTTAACTGGGATGTTATTGGTTATTAAAATTGCTGGTGCACTTGCTGAAAGAGGAAAAACTCTTTCAGAAGTATTAAAATATGCAGAATATACTGTGGAAAATATGGCTACTTATGCAGTTGGATTATCAGCATGTTCTATACCTG GTCAAGGATATATGTTCGAACTTGCATCAGATGAAATAGAAGCTGGTATGGGTATTCACGGAGAAGCTGgttacgaacgaatgaaaataaaaagtgcaTCTGAAATCGTTACACTGATGTTGCAACGTATTTGTgaagaattaaaattgattagcGGCGATAATGTTGCGGTAGTAGTAAATAATTTTGGAGCATTAAGTCAATTAGAACAAGGCATTGTCacatatgaaattataaaacaacTTA ataataagaGAATACAACCACTTCGAGTTTATTCCGGAATTTTAGTAACATCGTTAAATAGTGCTGGAATACATATTACGTTATTAAAACTTCCTAAATGTCATGAAAATGTATTTCTAAGCTGTCTGGATGATACGACAAATGCTCCAGGATGGCCAGGTTGTTTTTATAGTATTCCTTTAGCTATAACACAACCACCGTTTaaagaagtagagaaaaagaaactagaCAAAATTGGCATTCAGGTAGATAATCAATATggacatttaataaaattatgtctGCAAAATGCATGTAAAAgcattattgaaaaagaaatatacctTAATGAATTGGACCGTGGTTGTGGGGATGGAGATTGTGGGACAACACTTAAAAGATTTACCATGA gCATTCAAGAACATCTGAATAAACTGTCTTTCACTTatccttctttattattagcCCAAATAGCTGATATTGCAGAAGAAAGCATGGGAGGATCATCTGGTgcattatattgtttattttttacaactggtgcaaaagaattattatcccttaaagaaaatgaagatattaCCTCTGCATGGTCTCGTACATTTTGTAGTGCACTAgatagtattataaaatatggaaAAGCAAAACCTGGCGACAGAACAATG ttGGATGCATTAGATCCTGCATGTAGAACATTTAAACAATTAGTAACAGCATCTTTAGGAGATATTATTCAAAATGTAACTATTGCAACATGGCAAGGATGTGAAGCAACAAAAGGCATAAAAGCtag aGCAGGACGGGCCTCTTACGTAAAGCAAGAACATTATATGCAACAGATAGATGCAGGAGCATATGCTGCTGCTACTTGGATAACAGCTGTAGCAgagacaattaaaaatttttgtaaataa
- the LOC124954050 gene encoding triokinase/FMN cyclase-like isoform X3 encodes MYVIHNNTGFVGTGMLTAAIAGSIFASPPSKHITHAINCVAQNNTAGILVIVPNYTGDCLNFGIALEKAKQAGINIAEIIVGEDCSIPKKEQSSIGKRGLTGMLLVIKIAGALAERGKTLSEVLKYAEYTVENMATYAVGLSACSIPGQGYMFELASDEIEAGMGIHGEAGYERMKIKSASEIVTLMLQRICEELKLISGDNVAVVVNNFGALSQLEQGIVTYEIIKQLNNKRIQPLRVYSGILVTSLNSAGIHITLLKLPKCHENVFLSCLDDTTNAPGWPGCFYSIPLAITQPPFKEVEKKKLDKIGIQVDNQYGHLIKLCLQNACKSIIEKEIYLNELDRGCGDGDCGTTLKRFTMSIQEHLNKLSFTYPSLLLAQIADIAEESMGGSSGALYCLFFTTGAKELLSLKENEDITSAWSRTFCSALDSIIKYGKAKPGDRTMLDALDPACRTFKQLVTASLGDIIQNVTIATWQGCEATKGIKARAGRASYVKQEHYMQQIDAGAYAAATWITAVAETIKNFCK; translated from the exons ATGtatgtaatacataataatactG GTTTTGTTGGTACTGGTATGCTGACAGCTGCCATAGCTGGTTCTATATTTGCATCACCACCTTCTAAACATATAACACATGCTATTAATTGTGTTGCACAGAATAATACAG CGGGTATATTAGTAATAGTTCCAAATTATACTGGAGATTGTCTTAACTTTGGAATAGCGCttgaaaaagcaaaacaagCGGGTATTAAT ATTGCAGAGATAATAGTTGGCGAAGATTGTAGTATTCCTAAGAAAGAACAAAGTTCTATTGGTAAACGAGGCTTAACTGGGATGTTATTGGTTATTAAAATTGCTGGTGCACTTGCTGAAAGAGGAAAAACTCTTTCAGAAGTATTAAAATATGCAGAATATACTGTGGAAAATATGGCTACTTATGCAGTTGGATTATCAGCATGTTCTATACCTG GTCAAGGATATATGTTCGAACTTGCATCAGATGAAATAGAAGCTGGTATGGGTATTCACGGAGAAGCTGgttacgaacgaatgaaaataaaaagtgcaTCTGAAATCGTTACACTGATGTTGCAACGTATTTGTgaagaattaaaattgattagcGGCGATAATGTTGCGGTAGTAGTAAATAATTTTGGAGCATTAAGTCAATTAGAACAAGGCATTGTCacatatgaaattataaaacaacTTA ataataagaGAATACAACCACTTCGAGTTTATTCCGGAATTTTAGTAACATCGTTAAATAGTGCTGGAATACATATTACGTTATTAAAACTTCCTAAATGTCATGAAAATGTATTTCTAAGCTGTCTGGATGATACGACAAATGCTCCAGGATGGCCAGGTTGTTTTTATAGTATTCCTTTAGCTATAACACAACCACCGTTTaaagaagtagagaaaaagaaactagaCAAAATTGGCATTCAGGTAGATAATCAATATggacatttaataaaattatgtctGCAAAATGCATGTAAAAgcattattgaaaaagaaatatacctTAATGAATTGGACCGTGGTTGTGGGGATGGAGATTGTGGGACAACACTTAAAAGATTTACCATGA gCATTCAAGAACATCTGAATAAACTGTCTTTCACTTatccttctttattattagcCCAAATAGCTGATATTGCAGAAGAAAGCATGGGAGGATCATCTGGTgcattatattgtttattttttacaactggtgcaaaagaattattatcccttaaagaaaatgaagatattaCCTCTGCATGGTCTCGTACATTTTGTAGTGCACTAgatagtattataaaatatggaaAAGCAAAACCTGGCGACAGAACAATG ttGGATGCATTAGATCCTGCATGTAGAACATTTAAACAATTAGTAACAGCATCTTTAGGAGATATTATTCAAAATGTAACTATTGCAACATGGCAAGGATGTGAAGCAACAAAAGGCATAAAAGCtag aGCAGGACGGGCCTCTTACGTAAAGCAAGAACATTATATGCAACAGATAGATGCAGGAGCATATGCTGCTGCTACTTGGATAACAGCTGTAGCAgagacaattaaaaatttttgtaaataa
- the LOC124954050 gene encoding triokinase/FMN cyclase-like isoform X2 — translation MAGLKHLVNKIDDTVAESLSGLCYTYPQLELLLAHKVVLSPDIRDQKNKVAIICGGGSGHEPFVAGFVGTGMLTAAIAGSIFASPPSKHITHAINCVAQNNTAGILVIVPNYTGDCLNFGIALEKAKQAGINIAEIIVGEDCSIPKKEQSSIGKRGLTGMLLVIKIAGALAERGKTLSEVLKYAEYTVENMATYAVGLSACSIPGQGYMFELASDEIEAGMGIHGEAGYERMKIKSASEIVTLMLQRICEELKLISGDNVAVVVNNFGALSQLEQGIVTYEIIKQLNNKRIQPLRVYSGILVTSLNSAGIHITLLKLPKCHENVFLSCLDDTTNAPGWPGCFYSIPLAITQPPFKEVEKKKLDKIGIQVDNQYGHLIKLCLQNACKSIIEKEIYLNELDRGCGDGDCGTTLKRFTMTQIADIAEESMGGSSGALYCLFFTTGAKELLSLKENEDITSAWSRTFCSALDSIIKYGKAKPGDRTMLDALDPACRTFKQLVTASLGDIIQNVTIATWQGCEATKGIKARAGRASYVKQEHYMQQIDAGAYAAATWITAVAETIKNFCK, via the exons ATGGCTGGTTTAAAACATTtagtaaataaaatcgatgataCCGTAGCAGAATCCTTGTCAGGATTATGTTATACTTATCCGCagttagaattattattagctCACAAAGTCGTTCTATCTCCTGAT aTTAGAGATCAGAAGAATAAAGTTGCTATAATatgtggtggtggtagtggtcaTGAACCGTTTGTTGCtg GTTTTGTTGGTACTGGTATGCTGACAGCTGCCATAGCTGGTTCTATATTTGCATCACCACCTTCTAAACATATAACACATGCTATTAATTGTGTTGCACAGAATAATACAG CGGGTATATTAGTAATAGTTCCAAATTATACTGGAGATTGTCTTAACTTTGGAATAGCGCttgaaaaagcaaaacaagCGGGTATTAAT ATTGCAGAGATAATAGTTGGCGAAGATTGTAGTATTCCTAAGAAAGAACAAAGTTCTATTGGTAAACGAGGCTTAACTGGGATGTTATTGGTTATTAAAATTGCTGGTGCACTTGCTGAAAGAGGAAAAACTCTTTCAGAAGTATTAAAATATGCAGAATATACTGTGGAAAATATGGCTACTTATGCAGTTGGATTATCAGCATGTTCTATACCTG GTCAAGGATATATGTTCGAACTTGCATCAGATGAAATAGAAGCTGGTATGGGTATTCACGGAGAAGCTGgttacgaacgaatgaaaataaaaagtgcaTCTGAAATCGTTACACTGATGTTGCAACGTATTTGTgaagaattaaaattgattagcGGCGATAATGTTGCGGTAGTAGTAAATAATTTTGGAGCATTAAGTCAATTAGAACAAGGCATTGTCacatatgaaattataaaacaacTTA ataataagaGAATACAACCACTTCGAGTTTATTCCGGAATTTTAGTAACATCGTTAAATAGTGCTGGAATACATATTACGTTATTAAAACTTCCTAAATGTCATGAAAATGTATTTCTAAGCTGTCTGGATGATACGACAAATGCTCCAGGATGGCCAGGTTGTTTTTATAGTATTCCTTTAGCTATAACACAACCACCGTTTaaagaagtagagaaaaagaaactagaCAAAATTGGCATTCAGGTAGATAATCAATATggacatttaataaaattatgtctGCAAAATGCATGTAAAAgcattattgaaaaagaaatatacctTAATGAATTGGACCGTGGTTGTGGGGATGGAGATTGTGGGACAACACTTAAAAGATTTACCATGA cCCAAATAGCTGATATTGCAGAAGAAAGCATGGGAGGATCATCTGGTgcattatattgtttattttttacaactggtgcaaaagaattattatcccttaaagaaaatgaagatattaCCTCTGCATGGTCTCGTACATTTTGTAGTGCACTAgatagtattataaaatatggaaAAGCAAAACCTGGCGACAGAACAATG ttGGATGCATTAGATCCTGCATGTAGAACATTTAAACAATTAGTAACAGCATCTTTAGGAGATATTATTCAAAATGTAACTATTGCAACATGGCAAGGATGTGAAGCAACAAAAGGCATAAAAGCtag aGCAGGACGGGCCTCTTACGTAAAGCAAGAACATTATATGCAACAGATAGATGCAGGAGCATATGCTGCTGCTACTTGGATAACAGCTGTAGCAgagacaattaaaaatttttgtaaataa
- the LOC124954050 gene encoding triokinase/FMN cyclase-like isoform X1: MAGLKHLVNKIDDTVAESLSGLCYTYPQLELLLAHKVVLSPDIRDQKNKVAIICGGGSGHEPFVAGFVGTGMLTAAIAGSIFASPPSKHITHAINCVAQNNTAGILVIVPNYTGDCLNFGIALEKAKQAGINIAEIIVGEDCSIPKKEQSSIGKRGLTGMLLVIKIAGALAERGKTLSEVLKYAEYTVENMATYAVGLSACSIPGQGYMFELASDEIEAGMGIHGEAGYERMKIKSASEIVTLMLQRICEELKLISGDNVAVVVNNFGALSQLEQGIVTYEIIKQLNNKRIQPLRVYSGILVTSLNSAGIHITLLKLPKCHENVFLSCLDDTTNAPGWPGCFYSIPLAITQPPFKEVEKKKLDKIGIQVDNQYGHLIKLCLQNACKSIIEKEIYLNELDRGCGDGDCGTTLKRFTMSIQEHLNKLSFTYPSLLLAQIADIAEESMGGSSGALYCLFFTTGAKELLSLKENEDITSAWSRTFCSALDSIIKYGKAKPGDRTMLDALDPACRTFKQLVTASLGDIIQNVTIATWQGCEATKGIKARAGRASYVKQEHYMQQIDAGAYAAATWITAVAETIKNFCK; encoded by the exons ATGGCTGGTTTAAAACATTtagtaaataaaatcgatgataCCGTAGCAGAATCCTTGTCAGGATTATGTTATACTTATCCGCagttagaattattattagctCACAAAGTCGTTCTATCTCCTGAT aTTAGAGATCAGAAGAATAAAGTTGCTATAATatgtggtggtggtagtggtcaTGAACCGTTTGTTGCtg GTTTTGTTGGTACTGGTATGCTGACAGCTGCCATAGCTGGTTCTATATTTGCATCACCACCTTCTAAACATATAACACATGCTATTAATTGTGTTGCACAGAATAATACAG CGGGTATATTAGTAATAGTTCCAAATTATACTGGAGATTGTCTTAACTTTGGAATAGCGCttgaaaaagcaaaacaagCGGGTATTAAT ATTGCAGAGATAATAGTTGGCGAAGATTGTAGTATTCCTAAGAAAGAACAAAGTTCTATTGGTAAACGAGGCTTAACTGGGATGTTATTGGTTATTAAAATTGCTGGTGCACTTGCTGAAAGAGGAAAAACTCTTTCAGAAGTATTAAAATATGCAGAATATACTGTGGAAAATATGGCTACTTATGCAGTTGGATTATCAGCATGTTCTATACCTG GTCAAGGATATATGTTCGAACTTGCATCAGATGAAATAGAAGCTGGTATGGGTATTCACGGAGAAGCTGgttacgaacgaatgaaaataaaaagtgcaTCTGAAATCGTTACACTGATGTTGCAACGTATTTGTgaagaattaaaattgattagcGGCGATAATGTTGCGGTAGTAGTAAATAATTTTGGAGCATTAAGTCAATTAGAACAAGGCATTGTCacatatgaaattataaaacaacTTA ataataagaGAATACAACCACTTCGAGTTTATTCCGGAATTTTAGTAACATCGTTAAATAGTGCTGGAATACATATTACGTTATTAAAACTTCCTAAATGTCATGAAAATGTATTTCTAAGCTGTCTGGATGATACGACAAATGCTCCAGGATGGCCAGGTTGTTTTTATAGTATTCCTTTAGCTATAACACAACCACCGTTTaaagaagtagagaaaaagaaactagaCAAAATTGGCATTCAGGTAGATAATCAATATggacatttaataaaattatgtctGCAAAATGCATGTAAAAgcattattgaaaaagaaatatacctTAATGAATTGGACCGTGGTTGTGGGGATGGAGATTGTGGGACAACACTTAAAAGATTTACCATGA gCATTCAAGAACATCTGAATAAACTGTCTTTCACTTatccttctttattattagcCCAAATAGCTGATATTGCAGAAGAAAGCATGGGAGGATCATCTGGTgcattatattgtttattttttacaactggtgcaaaagaattattatcccttaaagaaaatgaagatattaCCTCTGCATGGTCTCGTACATTTTGTAGTGCACTAgatagtattataaaatatggaaAAGCAAAACCTGGCGACAGAACAATG ttGGATGCATTAGATCCTGCATGTAGAACATTTAAACAATTAGTAACAGCATCTTTAGGAGATATTATTCAAAATGTAACTATTGCAACATGGCAAGGATGTGAAGCAACAAAAGGCATAAAAGCtag aGCAGGACGGGCCTCTTACGTAAAGCAAGAACATTATATGCAACAGATAGATGCAGGAGCATATGCTGCTGCTACTTGGATAACAGCTGTAGCAgagacaattaaaaatttttgtaaataa